In a single window of the Pleurodeles waltl isolate 20211129_DDA chromosome 4_2, aPleWal1.hap1.20221129, whole genome shotgun sequence genome:
- the LOC138293973 gene encoding C-type lectin domain family 2 member D-like, protein MEPDLREEPGQETSPRACALLGRGWPEITAAPPSEEEQQVAVAAVEPRPPAEGLPAASRRRRLWRVVAAAVAVVLGSVVLAAVFALRAREDPASEANRTDEGGLSRQCEAGWTLRESSCFLFSENEGSWTFANGSCASRSSSLAVIKSDKERGFALSEKGEYDRWVGLRRDPSGPWRWADGSALDSGTGVPGGSDCAYLNHQGLSSARCSSTRRYICTKHAEYIQKE, encoded by the coding sequence atggagccagacctgagggaAGAGCCCGGCCAAGAAACCTCACCCCGGGCATGTGCGCTGCTAGGGCGGGGGTGGCCGGAGATCACGGCGGCACCACCCTCCGAGGAGGAGCAACAAGTGGCCGTAGCCGCGGTAGAGCCCCGGCCGCCCGCAGAGGGCCTCCCAGCCGCCTCCCGCCGCCGCCGTCTTTGGcgggtggtggctgcggcggtggcggtGGTTTTGGGCTCCGTCGTCCTCGCCGCCGTGTTCGCCCTCAGAGCGAGAGAAGACCCCGCGAGTGAGGCGAACCGCACCGACGAGGGCGGCCTTTCCCGCCAGTGCGAGGCAGGATGGACCCTGCGCGAGAGCAGCTGTTTCTTATTCTCTGAAAACGAAGGAAGCTGGACATTTGCCAATGGCAGCTGCGCCTCTCGTTCCTCCAGTCTGGCTGTGATTAAAAGCGACAAAGAGAGAGGGTTCGCCCTCTCTGAGAAGGGGGAGTATGATCGCTGGGTCGGCCTGCGGAGAGATCCGAGCGGGCCCTGGCGGTGGGCCGACGGCAGCGCCCTGGACAGCGGCACCGGCGTCCCCGGCGGCTCGGACTGCGCCTATCTAAACCATCAGGGTCTCAGCAGTGCCCGGTGCTCCTCAACTCGGAGATACATCTGCACCAAACACGCAGAATATATACAGAAGGAATAA
- the LOC138293975 gene encoding C-type lectin domain family 2 member D-like, producing the protein MEPDLREDPGQETSPRACALLGRGWPEITAAPPSEEEQQVAVAAVEPRPPAEGLPAASRRRRLWRVVAAVAVVLGSVVLAAVFALRAREDPASEANRTDEGGLSRQCEAGWTLRESSCFLFSENEGSWTFANGSCASRSSSLAVIKSDKERGFALSEKGEYDRWVGLRRDPSGPWRWADGSALDSGTGVPGGSDCAYLNHQGLSSARCSSTRRYICTKHAEYIQKE; encoded by the coding sequence atggagccagacctgagggaagaccccggccaagaaaccTCACCCCGGGCATGTGCGCTGCTAGGGCGGGGGTGGCCGGAGATCACGGCGGCACCACCCTCCGAGGAGGAGCAACAAGTGGCGGTAGCCGCGGTAGAGCCCCGCCCGCCCGCAGAGGGCCTCCCAGCCGCCTCCCGCCGCCGCCGTCTTTGgcgggtggtggcggcggtggcGGTGGTTTTGGGCTCCGTCGTCCTCGCCGCCGTGTTCGCCCTCAGAGCGAGAGAAGACCCCGCGAGTGAGGCGAACCGCACCGACGAGGGCGGCCTTTCCCGCCAGTGCGAGGCAGGATGGACCCTGCGCGAGAGCAGCTGTTTCTTATTCTCTGAAAACGAAGGAAGCTGGACATTTGCCAATGGCAGCTGCGCCTCTCGTTCCTCCAGTCTGGCTGTGATTAAAAGCGACAAAGAGAGAGGGTTCGCCCTCTCTGAGAAGGGGGAGTATGATCGCTGGGTCGGCCTGCGGAGAGATCCGAGCGGGCCCTGGCGGTGGGCCGACGGCAGCGCCCTGGACAGCGGCACCGGCGTCCCCGGCGGCTCGGACTGCGCCTATCTAAACCATCAGGGTCTCAGCAGTGCCCGGTGCTCCTCAACTCGGAGATACATCTGCACCAAACACGCAGAATATATACAGAAGGAATAA